DNA from Brassica napus cultivar Da-Ae chromosome C4, Da-Ae, whole genome shotgun sequence:
CTTACAATGCAGGGAGGTTCAAGAACGTTCTAAGCCGTGCCATTGAGTCTGGCTTGCCCATCAAGGTAGTGCATGTGAAGTTTCCATCTCAAGAAGCTGGCATGCCAGAGGGAAAAGAGAATATCGACATGCTCGACTCCATGGAGCTGATGATACCTTTCTTCAAAGCGGTTAACATGCTCGAAGAACCGGTTCAGAAGCTCATGGAAGAGATGAGTCCTCCACCAAGTTGCTTAATCTCTGACATGTGTTTGTTTTATACAAGCAAACTCGCCAAGACGTTCAATATACCAAAGATCCTCTTCCACGGCATGTGTTGCTTTTGTCTTCTGTGTATGCATGTCTTACGCGAAAATCTTGAGATCTTGGAGAGTTTGGAGTCTGACAAAGAGTACTTCACCGTTCCCTATTTTCCTGATAAAGTTGAATTCACAAGACCTCAGGTTCCTGTGGAAACATATGTTCCTGGAGAGTGGAAGGAGTTCTTGGATGAAATCAAAGAAGCTGATAAGACATCCTATGGAGTGGTAGTCAACACATTTCAAGAGCTGGAGCCTGCTTATGTCAAAGACTACAAGGAGGCAAGGTCAGGTAAAGCATGGTCCATTGGACCTGTTTCCTTGTGCAACAAGATAGGAGAAGATAAAGCTGAGAGGGGAGACAAGGCGGTCATTGGTCAAGATGAATGTTTTAAATGGCTTGATGCTAAAGAAGAAGGATCGGTGTTATATGTTTGTCTTGGAAGTATCTGCAATCTTCCTTTGTCTCAGCTCAAGGAGCTTGGCCTAGGCCTAGAAGAATCTGAACGACCTTTCATTTGGGTCATAAGAGGTTGGGAAAAGTATAATGAGCTTGCTGTGTGGATCCAAGAGAGCGGCTTTGAAGAAAGGGTGAAAGAGAGAGGGCTTCTCATAAAAGGATGGGCACCTCAAGTACTTATCCTTTCACACCCTTCTGTTGGAGGATTCTTGACACATTGCGGATGGAACTCAACTCTTGAGGGGATAACCTCTGGTCTACCACTCCTTACATGGCCTCTATTTGCAGACCAATTCTGCAATGAGAAACTAGTTGTGCAGGTACTAAAAGCCGGGGTGAAAGCCGGGGTTGAGCAGCCTATGAAATGGGGAGAGGAGGAGAAGATAGGAGTGTTGGTGGACAAAGAAGGAGTGAAGAAGGCAGTTGAAGAGTTAATGGGTGAGAGTGATGATGCtaaggagagaagaagaagagccaaAGAGCTTGGAGTGTTAGCTCACAAGGCTGTGGAAGAAGGAGGCTCTTCTCATTCTAATATCACTTCCCTCTTAGAAGACATAATGCAACTAGCACAATCCAATAATTGATTAATGTCATTGTtcaaagaaatacaaatatttatacattCTTTATTTGCTTTATTTGGAGGATAGGAGACTTAGTCCAACACGTCCATAAAGTTAGGTTAAacttattttaaacatatctAAAAACTTTTATGAACAACTAGAATTTTTGGTGGATTGTCAACCaagtaaattaaatataaatctgTCATAGAAGTTTGATATCATCAGcttccttttgtttttgttcactCATTTTCTATATTGCTCCTTTTTGCATTCACCTTTCTAATCTTTGTTTGATCTAATTCTTAAAAGTCTTATCATCTCATTATCTATAGAATCTTTTTCATATATGAtgctataattaaaatcaaaacacaGTTATATTATATCATACAAAATGCACTAATAGGATCTTGTATAACATTATATGAAGACacatatataacaaatatatatatatatagtatgttgaaaattgaaaaaagaatttaataaaACACTGTTGTATaacattgaagttgatttttGCTGGCTCTGATAGATATTGCCGTGGGGCAAGCTTGATTGGAGTCTTTGTAAAGACTGATGATGGTTGTATGGTTAGAGTAAAGGAAAGGTTTTTGCGTTAATGAGGTTTGGATTGTGTAGCAGTTGTTTCATCACGTTTGTTTGATCTCTGTATAGGTGTGGCCTGTTGAAGTTGATCTTAATTTCTTGGAACCAGTGGGAAAAGAGCTAAAGTTGCTTTGTGAAGGTAAAAAGACACGACATGTTATTGCTTTTGTGTCTgaatttgatatatattcatTTGTTTCAATATTAGTCAGTACCTCAGCGGAGATTTTGAAGCTCTTGTTTTCTTGAGCTAAAGTGTGATTAGAAGTTATTATAAGAGgggtataaaaataaaagttcgCCCTAGCTCGTCTCTCCTTGCCACGGAAATCGAGGCGCCGTTTCTTCTTAGTTTCGTCGACGCCGGCAGCGACCTAGCTCGCCGGCGTCGTCTTCGTCCGTCTCCCTTGATGCCTCGTTTCAAGTCTGCTTCTATTTCCATCGCTGCTGCTGTTCCGTTCATCTCTGCCGCGACTGCTGCTCCGTTCGTCTCCGACGCGACTGCCGCATTGTTCGTCTCCGACGCGACTGCCGCATTGTTCGTCTCCACCATTACTTAGAGCTGGGAATTTGGGTCATTACCCGCGGGTCCCGCCCCGTTTGACCCgccgcggggcgggtgcgggtcgatCGATTTACAAATTTCAGTATGCGGGTGCGGGTGCGGGTTGAGTCGATTTTTAGAGGGGTGGGTGCGGGTCAACCAAATTTGAGTCGCGGGTACCCGCCGACccgcaaaataaaaaaaatattattttttttctaattttttttaaaataaataaaaataaaaataaaaatatgtaaaaaatatataaattaatgaaaattatataatttaaattataaatgtataatttttattataaaaagtaaataattgataataaaaataattatttattaaatttaatattatctgCGGGCCCCGCGGGTTACCCGCAATCttagcggggcgggtgcgggtttACGATTTTTCTTTCGCGGGTTATGCGGGTCGGAATtttgagtttaaaaaataaagtcGATCCGCGGGTTGGCGGGTCATGCGGGGCGGATTGACCCGCGAACCCAGCCCTACCATTACTGCTACTGTTTCAAATAGTTTGGGTTCAAGCGTGCTCCTGAAGTCCACTGTCTCTTATGCTGTCCGCTTATCTGGGGATTCCCGGAAAGCAATGTCAAGCGGGTCCTCCGCTCCTCGTATTCCTTGCCGCTGCTCTTCCGTTCTGCGTGTTCCTTGGTGCTGTGGCTCCTACTTCTGGTGCGTCAGATCTGTAACTCAAGGCTCTGTGTTCGTAGATCCTCGCCGGAAACGAAACCGCCTCCTCTTCCATCCAAACCTTTTCCATTTCATTTCTCCACCGGTGCTGCGAAGACATGTGCTATCGACGAGAGCCGCCACTGTGGCGAAGTACTTAAGCTATCTCTGACCTGTCCCGCCAGATGTGCTGACTGCTCCGGGTCACCGCCTGATGCTCCCCCGTTCTCAATCATTGGCCGTTTGGATACCGTCGACGACTTTCCACAACCGCATACAACAGTTCGTTGGCTTGTCTTTGGGTTGCTAATGATAACTTTTTGGGCCAGGCTCACTATGATTACTGCTGATATTATCAGCTCACGGCTTAGCTCAGGTAAACACAGTTCAGAAATGGACATAGTTTCATTGATTTTGGCTAAGTCGCAAAGGATTTTCGGTGGATTCATTGGTCCTTTTGAATTGCGCATAATGATATATCTTTTAGTTATGAAGAGTTTTCCGTTGGATTCATCGGGAACATCTTGGTTGCTTGTTCTACCCTCCTCTCATAAGGAGTGGATCTCATACCTTCTTTCAATGAAAGGATATACTTTCTCGGTTCTATTGCTGAGTTCTGGCTTTAGTTTCTCTACTGGTTTGTCTTCTTGTGTAGTGGTCTCTACGGGACCTGAAGAGGCAACCAAGATTACTTTTGGGTTTCTCGTAGGTGAGAGCTGACTTTCAACGTCACATTATGTGACTATCTTTCAGCTGGTCGTGAAGGTTTTATCGATGCATTCAAGTTTCGTCTCAAATTCACTGTCAACTTTTTATGAAGGTTTATCTCATTTAACTTATGTTgttgtttatctttttaatcAAAGAGGATGTTTAATTCCCTCTAGTTATTGTACTCATGCAAGTtaatgattaatgaaaacaagttgtgttcaaaaaaaaataaagaggagTATATAGGTTTACATTTTTCTACTTCTTATAAGTAGTTAtaagaaaaagttaaaacacATTGTCGCCTAGATATAGTATTATATGGggtaatatatatagtatactctATTATGTGATATCTTCtcaatttgcattgttttaaccaTTCATTCTTGCATATGTTGACCATTTAGGATAGCATTTAGatatgtttaggttgcattgcaTTACGTATGTCCTTATCAGGTGATGGAGATTTCAAatggtgactttggagcatttagaGATGGTTTGGAGGCAAAAAGGGGTGATTCTCGAGAAGGAGACGCATTGATCAAGTGTCCCAGCGGCATAAGGACGTCCCGGCGGCCTTTTGGCCCCTCAAGAAGCCGCTGCAAGCgctgagaaacggagacaaagtGTGGGAGCGGCCTTACGCAGCGGTGTACCGAAGCCGCTGGAGACGCTCGCGAGATGAAGACTCAAGAAATGGAGACCAAGTGCGGGAGCGGCCTGACGCAGCGGTGTGACGAGACCGCTGGGAAAATACCCTGTTCCCTGCCGCGTTCGTACTTGTCGCAGCGGTGTGATGACGAAGCAAGGAAGCCGCCGCGAGTGTCCCAGCGGCTAGGCGGAGCGGTTTCACGTGGCCGCTGCGAGTCAAGAAAGTCAACATTTTCCGTGTTTGACCAGATAATTACCAATTTGTGTTTTGGTTAACCCAGGTTTGTTGGGTTAAACCAAGTTCGACTTTAAGCTACTATAAAGGTCCTTCAGACCTAATTGTAGGaccttatcttgttttctatctaatcacaaaAGAACTTTAGGTGAAAGATCCTATCTTGATCATTTCTCTCTTGTGATTGCTTGATTATCTTGATCTCTTATCATGATtagcaccaaatcatctttgattcttgggctcatcatggagagtagtgagtagttatctttggattcatgggttaagggtgattaagctagatctaaggtgtttagGTATAGATCaatcttattccttgctagtagagggcttttaatgcaattttagagttggcctctctaaagttgagctctaggcatttcatacccggaaagtgtttgatgaaatgcatgaaccaactctcctaagcttttaacatcctttaccaaagggatttgttgttaaagatgttaagatggctagtagacttgagattaatgattacttaggtaacattcaaccaaaggaatttgatgcttgagttatctaggtaaataagcattcatctagggatagagtttgcttaggattgtgtctaggtctaaggtagatatagattggttaaaagttgacacctttaggttgaatcttgatcacccaagatcaattcccatagcccatgagttctcccttcttataagaaagaaagttttgtcctttattgcattttaggtAGTAATCTAGTTTCAAATCATCTCAAAAACTggtagcacttagattaagcatggtcttgcattccctttgcatcataatcacttaggactggtttgacatcctatatattacaacatttgattagggGCCTTGAAACACCtatcatcaaattggcgccgttgccaaattctaagttgattgtgacattgagatttagtcatttgcttgagactaagtcaatttttatttaattgtgttattgcttctctttgttcttctctcttTGAATTTCAGGTGTGTGAACACAAGGAGCAGAGGTccaacaaacctagttccaggagttgaagacattagagcacttgagagggagatagcaagacaaagaagagaagtagagcaacaggctcacttaCAAGGGTTGGGGTTTGATATGGAGAATCTGCCTCAAGATGGTGAAGCCCAAGGAGGCAATGGTCCAAGAGCTGATCCTTTTAGACCACAGCGCCAGCCACAACATCCACAGCGCCAAGCTCGTGCGATTGGAACCTATGATCAACctcacattcatggtcataggttgggaatcagagcaccagctgtggagaacaacaacttcgacatcaagtcagggctgctcaacactatagagaacaacaagtatcatggtcttgctgctgaagacccttttgatcacttgtacaagtttgatcagtattgtggcttgtccaagacaaatggtgtttctgaagatgcttTCAAGCTGAAGCTAtttcctttctctttgggagacaaggcacaccaatgggagaagactcttccaagtgacactGTCACTACTTGGGAAGATTGCAAGAGAGCTTTCCTAGaaaagttcttctctacttcaaggacAGCTAAGATCAGGAACGAAATCTCCGGGTTTCAACAAAAAGGTATAGAGAGCTTTAGTGAAGcatgggagaggttcaagggTTATTGGTCTCAGTGCCCTCATCATGGTTTCAGCAAGGAGAGCTTGCTTACCACATTCTATAGAGGAGCCTTACCACAGTGCAGAAACATGTTTGATACTGccagcaatggtttcttcttggggagaactgaagaagaagcagaggaaCTGGTGGAGAACATGGCTAAGAGCGACTCAGTCTACAGCGAGGAGCATGATAGGGTCAACAGAAATGATGATCAACAGACAAAGAAAGAGATCAAGTCCTTGCAGGAGAAGATGGACTTGCTTCTTTCTAACCAAGCTAAACAAGAGCAGGTCAACTTTGTGGGTGGTCCTATTCAAGAGATTCCTCCCAAGATTAATGAGGTTGATGGTTTGGAAGGACAAGAAGAGctgtgcttcatcaacaacaatggttcttggtacaggaaggaacctaactttcagtacaacaactaccagcaaAAGTCCTACTcaaacaaccagcaaggaggATACCAGCAGAGGCAAAACACTCAGCAAGGGAGCTATCAGCCTAGGCAAAACACccctcctggtttcaacaataacaacaatcaGTCTACTCAAGCTCAAGGAAGTTCTTCACAAGCTCCAGCTTCAGATACAAGTGTGGAtgcaatgttcaagaaacttTTGGATTTTCAGGCCAAGAATGAGAAGACAATGGGTTATGAGTTCACGAAAAttcactccaagattgatggaagttacaatgagctcaacaacaagatcCGCCATttggagaatcagtttgcttcaaTGAACTCTCAGCCAAGTCGCCAACAAGGGGCATTACCTGGAAAGCCAGAGCAAAATCCCAAGGAGACAATGAAAGccatcacccttaggagtggaaaACAGCTACCACCAAGAACTCTCATTAGGGATAATGAGAAGCAAGATGGGGAGGTGGTCATCAATGTGGATGATGATGTAGTTATTATGGATGAGAAGACCAATGaagagatcttggagaaaatAGTTGAAGCAAAAGGAAAGGGTAAAATTGGAGAAAAAAAGAAGGGGGAGAACAAGAATGAAGTTGCTACTTCATCTAAAGGAGCTCTATTCaatcctcctccctatgaaccaaAACTTCCTTTTTCCGGTAGATTCAAGAGACAGCTTTTGGAGCAATACAAGGCTTTATTTGAGAagaaaatgagtgaagttcagatTACTATGCCCATAATTGATGCCTTCATGCTAGTgcctcaatacagcaagttcctcAAGGATGCTgtaactaagaagaagaaggaaatggaaggCATGGTGGTTCTTACTCATGAGTGTAGTGCTATTATCCAAAGGCTAACTATCCCTAAGAAGCTTGAAGATCCAGGAAGCTTTACTTTACCTTGTGCCATTGGGCAATTTACTTTTGAGAGGTGTCTATGCGATTTGGGAGCAAGTGTGAGCCTTATGCCTCTCTC
Protein-coding regions in this window:
- the LOC106375828 gene encoding UDP-glycosyltransferase 73C12-like, producing MGSETAQKSYPPLHFVLFPFMAQGHMIPMVDIARLLAQRGVTITIVTTPYNAGRFKNVLSRAIESGLPIKVVHVKFPSQEAGMPEGKENIDMLDSMELMIPFFKAVNMLEEPVQKLMEEMSPPPSCLISDMCLFYTSKLAKTFNIPKILFHGMCCFCLLCMHVLRENLEILESLESDKEYFTVPYFPDKVEFTRPQVPVETYVPGEWKEFLDEIKEADKTSYGVVVNTFQELEPAYVKDYKEARSGKAWSIGPVSLCNKIGEDKAERGDKAVIGQDECFKWLDAKEEGSVLYVCLGSICNLPLSQLKELGLGLEESERPFIWVIRGWEKYNELAVWIQESGFEERVKERGLLIKGWAPQVLILSHPSVGGFLTHCGWNSTLEGITSGLPLLTWPLFADQFCNEKLVVQVLKAGVKAGVEQPMKWGEEEKIGVLVDKEGVKKAVEELMGESDDAKERRRRAKELGVLAHKAVEEGGSSHSNITSLLEDIMQLAQSNN